A portion of the Cryptomeria japonica chromosome 5, Sugi_1.0, whole genome shotgun sequence genome contains these proteins:
- the LOC131876347 gene encoding uncharacterized protein LOC131876347, giving the protein MSSQGTSQDNMEIHSHSENDSEYEPENEGGDHGADPGAQSSSMASAAASTGCPSELLAPYARGHFDPKSPLKQFASQISVQGTASHSSGGTRKWKCNICDREWFGSISRVNAHFLFWRGKGVKHCKFLEEPKNIQYRIEFNRLWGVPDDTNISMPTTLSARASLHDSRNVPVPHTYHASQAGGMMFGSPSTSTSTVARIGKRKLHTPQSNPIADMFNVQLRDEIDESIGNFFFANGIPFHVSWSPYYRKMIDMVAKGGPSYVPPGETKMRTSILDKSYSKINILMEKMKACWVALGCSIVMDGWTNISHRPLINIMVTCAEGPYFLRAVDCTGHRKDADFQFQVLREAIEEVGPQNVVQVVTDAAYVCREAGRLVEAAYRHIWWTPCCVHAMNNALKDMGKIDWIRGVVTDARDVQMFICNHHISHALFRTFAKKEFLKPVETRYASYFILLERMIELQEALQLMVMTNEWNRWAEAKTEQGRRVKEIVKSDVFWTDTKYIVSIISPVFQVIRYGDGDAPNLGEVYECIDSMLGQMRAAVRVKDPSLAFYNEQIRPIIQSRWDKLNTPLHMAAFALNPKWYKARPGRTTPIEDDEVKAGFFRCIEKMFDSRDAGTIRTEWGRFATLRGYSDAAKMDIDIMAQEDPLLWWKCHGPKSLTTTLAIRLLSQVSSSSAAERNWSTYSFIHSLKRNRLTSKRAEKLVAVHSALHLIDRKTLMYKESPAARWDVEPEEPSQIDEDDPTTSDAGLVGVSLRDLDPQESSSSSEEEFADD; this is encoded by the coding sequence atgagctcccaaggcacgaGTCAAGataacatggaaatccattctcatagtgagaatgattcagaatatgaacctgaaaatgaggggggtgaccatggggctgatcctggagcccaatctagttctatggcaagtgcagcagctagtacaggttgcccttcagagttgttggcaccatatgctaggggtcattttgatcctaagtctcctctaaaacagtttgcttcacaaatatcagtacaaggcactgcatcacattcaagtgggggaacaaggaagtggaagtgcaatatttgtgacagagaatggttcggtagcattagcagggtgaatgcacactttctattttggagaggaaaaggcgtgaaacattgtaagtttttggaggaacccaaaaatatacagtacagaattgagtttaacaggctttggggggttccagatgacacaaatatttcaatgcctactactttgtctgctagggcatcacttcacgacagccggaatgtgccagtgccacatacttatcatgcttcgcaggcgggaggaatgatgtttggatctccatctacttccacttctactgTTGCCAGGATTGGGAAACGTAAGTTGcatacaccacagagcaaccccattgctgatatgtttaatgtgcagctgagagatgagatagatgaatccattggcaatttcttctttgccaatggcattccatttcatgtttcatggtctccttattataggaagatgatagatatggtggccaagggaggaccatcttatgtgccaccaggggagacgaaaatgaggacctcgatcttggataaaagctattccaagatcaatattttgatggagaagatgaaggcatgttgggtggcattggggtgcagcatagttatggatgggtggacgaacattagccatcgtccactcatcaacatcatggtcacatgtgcagagggcccatacttccttagagcagttgattgtacagggcatcgtaaagatgctgatttccagtttcaggtcctcagggaggctattgaggaggttgggccacaaaatgtggtccaagtagtgacagatgcagcatatgtgtgtagagaagcagggagactcgttgaggcagcctatagacacatttggtggaccccatgttgtgtgcatgccatgaacaatgcactcaaggacatggggaagattgactggattagaggagtggtcaccgatgcgagagatgtgcagatgtttatctgcaaccaccacatttcacatgcactattcaggaccttcgcgaagaaggagttcttgaaaccagttgagactagatatgcatcctatttcattctcttggagagaatgattgagttgcaagaggcattgcaactcatggttatgactaatgagtggaataggtgggctgaggccaagacagagcaggggagaagggtgaaggagatagtgaagagtgatgtgttttggactgatacgaaatacattgtctctatcatttctccagtattccaggtgatcagatatggggatggggatgcacctaaccttggagaggtgtatgagtgcattgactctatgcttggccagatgagggctgctgtgcgagtgaaggacccctctctagcattctacaatgagcaaatccggcctatcattcagagtagatgggacaagttgaacactcctttgcatatggctgcctttgccttgaatcctaagtggtacaaggctagaccgggtagaacgacaccgattgaggatgatgaggtgaaggcaggtttctttaggtgcatagagaagatgtttgattccagagatgccggcacaatacgcactgagtggggaagatttgccactcttagaggttattcagatgcagcaaagatggatatagacattatggcacaggaggacccacttttgtggtggaaatgtcatggcccgaaatctttgaccaccactctagccatccgtctgctatcccaggtttccagttcttcagctgctgagaggaactggtctacatatagcttcatccactctcttaagaggaacagacttacctctaagagagcagagaagcttgtggctgtacatagtgctttgcatctcattgaccgcaagacacttatgtacaaggagagtccagcggcacgatgggatgtagagccagaggagccttcacagattgatgaggatgatcctaccacttcagatgcagggctagttggtgtgagcttgagggaccttgatcctcaggagtctagcagttccagtgaggaggagtttgcagatgattag